Part of the Paludisphaera borealis genome, TCTCGACATGCTGGCCGACGCCCTGGACGTCCCTCGGGTGACCTGGCGATATCCGTTCTTGTACGCTTTCTACGGTGGATTCGCGCTCGAGCTTCGCGAACGCCTGCGGCGGAGCAAGAAGCCCCCGCAGGTGACGCGATACGGGGCGTGGCTCTTGGGCCGCCGGCTCAGCTACAGCACCGAAAAGGCCCGGAACAAGCTGGGATGGACGCCGGCGCTCTCGTACGAAGAGAGCATCGAGCGGACGGTGCAATGGTTTCTGGCTGACCAGGATGCCCGCATTCCGAAGCGTCGGACGCCGCCGGTCGTCGCGGTCCGGCGCGCCCTGGGCTTGCTCAGAACGGAACCGGAGGCGGCGCCGCGTTCGCGGGAGCCGGCTTTTGACCGGCCGGCGGCTGAGTCGGCGCGGGTGCCGCGGCGGCCGGAGTCGGGACGGGGGTCGCGATGACGGCCGGTCTTTCGACCTGAAGGGCGCACCGAAAGCCGACGTAGGTCAGCCGCTTCTCGGCCGCCATCGGTTCGCGAGCCGCGCCGGCGCCGGTCTTTCCTCCCTTGACGACCAGGTCGGATTTCCCCGAGCGAGGCTGCGCACCGGTCGGGTCGCTGACGACCTGCGAGGCGATCGACCGGTAATAGCCGGGGTCGAAGGAGTCGGACGTCCACTCAAGGACGTTCCCCGCCATGTCGAAGACGCCATAGGGCGACTTGTCTTCCGGAAACGACTTGACCGGGTCGATTCGACGGGCGGTGCGGGGGCGAGCGTACTTGGCGGGCTCGTCGCCCCAGGGATACGTCCGGCCGTCGATCGACCGGGCCGCCAGTTCCCACTGCGCCTCGGTCGGCAGGCGTTTGCCGGCCCATTCCGCGTAGGCCTGCGCGTCGCCAGCGTTGACCATGACCATGGGCAAGGCCTCGGTCGAAGGCTTGCCGGTCTCATCGACGGTCGGCCAGTTCCCGGGGGGCCGTCCACGAAACCGCGTCTCGGAGAGGAAGAGGCGGAACTGGCGGACCGTCACCTCGTGCTGATCGATGTAATAGCCGGATAGGTTGACCTTGTGCTCGGGGCTGGCGAAACCCGCATCGCGGTCGTCGCCCATCGTGAAAACGCCGCCGGGGACGAACACCATCGGAGCGCCGTCGCGGTCGCCGACGATCAGCAGCGGCCATCCGGACGGGTCCATCCCCGCCTCGGTCTTGGCGGTGAAGCCGGGAGGCAACTTGCGGTCGGCGCTGACGGGCGTCGCCGTCGCGTTCGCTGAAACCTGCGAGGGAGTCAGCTCGGCAGGGTTGGCCGGTAAGACGAGCGTGGCGTTGCCCTTCGCCTCGACGCCGGGCGCTCGGGCCACGACCACGGTCGGCGGGGCGGTCGGCTCGGCGTCGGGAACGGCTGGGGCGTCGGCCTTCACGGTGGGACGATCGAGGAACAGCGGCAGATTCTGCGCCGGTCGCTTGAGGGCCTCGCGGGCGTCGCCGGCCGTCTTGGTGT contains:
- a CDS encoding SUMF1/EgtB/PvdO family nonheme iron enzyme, with the translated sequence MNGDAPDEYDLADNPESDESETDQPPTPKAQPTRAPGQPLPRMWKAEPEDEPAASPGRKRNVGKPADAGKSSKAGAGGDEPGEKKALMEETPAFDTYEARQRARMLTGGLIAGIVGLACYVGYQMFPKNPFPDGGPTDEDAMAQGPVEPAKPDLDVEARAMFVRAREFAKIGRSDEAVALLEKLVKAYKNTKTAGDAREALKRPAQNLPLFLDRPTVKADAPAVPDAEPTAPPTVVVARAPGVEAKGNATLVLPANPAELTPSQVSANATATPVSADRKLPPGFTAKTEAGMDPSGWPLLIVGDRDGAPMVFVPGGVFTMGDDRDAGFASPEHKVNLSGYYIDQHEVTVRQFRLFLSETRFRGRPPGNWPTVDETGKPSTEALPMVMVNAGDAQAYAEWAGKRLPTEAQWELAARSIDGRTYPWGDEPAKYARPRTARRIDPVKSFPEDKSPYGVFDMAGNVLEWTSDSFDPGYYRSIASQVVSDPTGAQPRSGKSDLVVKGGKTGAGAAREPMAAEKRLTYVGFRCALQVERPAVIATPVPTPAAAAPAPTQPPAGQKPAPANAAPPPVPF